One Manihot esculenta cultivar AM560-2 chromosome 18, M.esculenta_v8, whole genome shotgun sequence genomic window carries:
- the LOC110607164 gene encoding agamous-like MADS-box protein MADS9, with protein sequence MGRGKIEIKRIENLSNRQVTYSKRRNGIMKKAKEITVLCDAKVSLIIFASSGKMHEYCSPSTTLVEILDMYHKHSGKRLWDAKHENLSNEIDRIKKENDNMQIELRHLKGEDISSLQHKELMAIEEALDHGLASVRHKQMEYYKMKKRNDKLLEDENKELRFVLQQHEMDMEEHMREMENPYHQQRMRDFNYQMPFAFRVQPIQPNLQDRI encoded by the exons atggggAGAGGCAAGATTGAGATCAAAAGGATTGAGAACTTGAGCAACAGGCAGGTGACCTACTCAAAGAGAAGAAATGGGATCATGAAAAAGGCAAAGGAAATCACAGTTTTATGTGATGCTAAGGTTTCTCTGATTATCTTTGCTAGTTCTGGGAAGATGCATGAGTACTGTAGCCCTTCTACTAC GTTGGTTGAAATCCTGGACATGTATCACAAGCATTCTGGTAAAAGGCTGTGGGATGCTAAACATGAG AACCTCAGCAATGAAATTGATAGAATCAAGAAAGAGAACGACAACATGCAAATTGAGCTCAG GCACCTGAAAGGGGAGGATATCTCTTCTTTGCAGCACAAAGAGCTGATGGCCATAGAGGAAGCCCTTGACCATGGCCTTGCCAGTGTTCGTCACAAACAG ATGGAGTACTACAAGATGAAGAAGAGAAAT GATAAGCTTTTGGAAGATGAGAACAAGGAGCTGAGATTCGTTTTG CAACAACATGAGATGGATATGGAAGAGCATATGAGAGAGATGGAAAATCCCTATCATCAACAAAGGATGAGGGACTTCAACTACCAGATGCCTTTTGCCTTCAGGGTGCAGCCAATTCAGCCGAATTTGCAGGACAGGATATAA